A region of Streptomyces sp. R44 DNA encodes the following proteins:
- a CDS encoding phosphotransferase family protein, which translates to MATAPRPRTTTRDPEELGRRLTAWLDRHLPGARVDGLAVPGSNGMSSETLLFDLDHPDAPVRGCALRLAADPAAYTVFPVYDMARQHRVMRLVGEHTDVPVPRVLWLEEDPEPLGAPFFVMARAEGRVPPDVMPYTYEGNWLHAATDAERARLEAESVSVLARLHDQFPAKEAEFLLPEGTGSPLRRHVDAQRAYYAWVVEGLAPSPLIESAFGWLEEHWPADEGPAVLGWGDARIGNIVYDGFTPAAVLDWEMASYVPREVDLGWAVYLHRFFQDLTVGFGQPGLPDFLRRDAVEGRYAELTGHTPRDMEFHTLYAALRHAIVMLRIAYRQAHFGEVEVPGDPDGLILHHATLAAMVRGSYW; encoded by the coding sequence TTGGCCACCGCCCCCCGCCCCCGCACCACCACCCGTGACCCCGAGGAGCTCGGCCGGCGGCTCACCGCCTGGCTGGACCGGCACCTGCCCGGCGCGAGGGTCGACGGCCTCGCCGTCCCCGGCTCCAACGGCATGTCCAGCGAGACCCTGCTCTTCGACCTCGACCACCCGGACGCCCCCGTACGCGGCTGCGCCCTGCGGCTGGCCGCCGACCCCGCCGCGTACACCGTCTTCCCCGTCTACGACATGGCCCGCCAGCACCGGGTGATGCGCCTCGTCGGCGAGCACACCGACGTGCCCGTGCCGCGCGTGCTCTGGCTGGAGGAGGACCCGGAACCGCTCGGCGCGCCCTTCTTCGTGATGGCCCGCGCCGAGGGCCGCGTCCCGCCGGACGTCATGCCCTACACGTACGAGGGGAACTGGCTGCACGCCGCCACCGACGCCGAACGCGCCCGGCTGGAGGCCGAGTCCGTCTCCGTACTGGCCCGGCTGCACGACCAGTTCCCGGCGAAGGAGGCCGAGTTCCTGCTGCCCGAAGGCACCGGAAGCCCGCTGCGCCGTCATGTCGACGCCCAACGCGCCTACTACGCCTGGGTGGTGGAGGGACTCGCGCCCTCGCCGCTCATCGAGTCGGCCTTCGGCTGGCTGGAGGAGCACTGGCCCGCCGACGAGGGCCCGGCCGTCCTCGGCTGGGGCGACGCCCGCATCGGGAACATCGTCTACGACGGGTTCACTCCCGCCGCCGTCCTCGACTGGGAGATGGCGTCGTACGTCCCCCGCGAGGTCGACCTCGGCTGGGCGGTGTATCTGCACCGCTTCTTCCAGGACCTGACCGTCGGCTTCGGCCAGCCCGGCCTCCCGGACTTCCTGCGGCGCGACGCGGTCGAGGGGCGGTACGCGGAACTGACCGGGCACACCCCGCGCGACATGGAGTTCCACACGCTCTACGCGGCGCTGCGGCACGCGATCGTGATGCTCAGGATCGCGTACCGCCAGGCTCACTTCGGCGAGGTAGAGGTGCCCGGTGACCCGGACGGCCTGATCCTGCACCACGCCACGCTCGCGGCGATG
- a CDS encoding acyl-CoA dehydrogenase family protein has protein sequence MADSTADGVERRLPTDEARELLSLVRDIARREIAPHAAEEEAAGRFPRELFALLSRSGLLGLPYDPEYGGGGQPYEVYLQVLEELAAARLTVGLGVSVHTLSCHALAGFGTPEQRAAHLPAMLGGGLLGAYCLSEPSAGSDAAALRTRAVRDGDGWVVDGTKAWITHGGIADFCTVMARTGGPGARGITAFLVPGDAPGLSAAPPERKMGMKGSPTAQLHFDGVRVGDDRRLGAEGQGFAIALDALDSGRLGIAACAVGLAQAALDEAVAYARERRQFGRPIADFQGLRFLLADMATRIEAGRALYLEAARLRDEGRAFGRCAAMAKLFCTDAAMQVTTDAVQVLGGYGYTADFPVERYLREAKMLQIVEGTNQIQRIVIARHLVGPESR, from the coding sequence ATGGCCGACAGCACCGCGGACGGCGTGGAACGCCGGCTGCCCACCGACGAGGCCCGGGAACTGCTCTCCCTGGTGCGTGACATCGCCCGCCGGGAGATCGCCCCGCACGCCGCGGAGGAGGAGGCCGCCGGCCGCTTCCCCCGCGAGCTGTTCGCGCTGCTCTCCCGCTCCGGTCTGCTCGGACTGCCGTACGACCCCGAGTACGGCGGGGGCGGCCAGCCGTACGAGGTCTACCTCCAGGTCCTGGAGGAGCTCGCCGCCGCCCGGCTCACCGTCGGGCTCGGCGTGAGCGTCCACACGCTGTCCTGCCACGCGCTCGCCGGCTTCGGCACCCCGGAGCAGCGGGCCGCGCACCTGCCCGCGATGCTCGGCGGCGGGCTCCTCGGCGCGTACTGCCTCTCCGAGCCCTCCGCCGGATCCGACGCGGCGGCCCTGCGGACCCGGGCCGTCCGGGACGGCGACGGATGGGTCGTCGACGGCACCAAGGCCTGGATCACCCACGGCGGGATCGCGGACTTCTGCACGGTCATGGCCCGCACCGGCGGGCCGGGCGCGCGCGGCATCACCGCCTTCCTCGTGCCGGGGGACGCGCCGGGGCTGAGCGCCGCCCCTCCCGAGCGGAAGATGGGCATGAAGGGCTCGCCCACCGCGCAGCTCCACTTCGACGGGGTGCGGGTCGGCGACGACCGGCGTCTGGGCGCGGAGGGGCAGGGCTTCGCGATCGCGCTCGACGCCCTGGACTCGGGGCGGCTCGGCATCGCCGCCTGCGCCGTGGGCCTGGCCCAGGCGGCCCTGGACGAGGCCGTCGCGTACGCGAGGGAGCGGCGCCAGTTCGGCCGGCCGATCGCCGACTTCCAGGGGCTCCGCTTCCTGCTCGCCGACATGGCGACCCGGATCGAGGCCGGCCGGGCGCTGTACCTGGAGGCGGCGCGGCTCCGGGACGAGGGGCGGGCCTTCGGCCGGTGCGCGGCGATGGCCAAGCTCTTCTGTACGGACGCCGCCATGCAGGTCACGACGGACGCGGTGCAGGTGCTCGGCGGCTACGGCTACACGGCGGACTTCCCCGTGGAGCGGTATCTGCGCGAGGCGAAGATGCTCCAGATCGTCGAGGGGACCAATCAGATCCAGCGCATCGTCATCGCCCGTCACCTGGTCGGACCAGAGTCCCGCTGA
- a CDS encoding SCO1431 family membrane protein, with the protein MTSTTHSRLLTRARTGGPRDDGPKILEHVLGWTLVVLLAVLVTRAGLM; encoded by the coding sequence ATGACCTCCACCACCCACTCCCGTCTCCTCACCCGCGCACGGACGGGCGGCCCCCGTGACGACGGCCCCAAGATCCTGGAGCACGTCCTCGGCTGGACCCTGGTCGTCCTGCTCGCCGTCCTCGTCACCCGGGCCGGGCTCATGTGA
- a CDS encoding DEAD/DEAH box helicase, which yields MSSDEADAQGSVTDLARQRWGVTPGGEHPARFAEPGWSYEETVDRRCPACGGELHALRRPYESQGRTYQYTALVCPACPTAFTLADLGVKRYDELTDAVPRQAGRATRTPPKHADAPAPKVTAIVRIPAQPRPGARAGRGPAWPDDLAVPDGTEPRALLWCKAADPAWRPAGAALAAAEDVRVILPEGPEYEELKAWLTEREVPYRVSRYWEEAGQVGTVSDTGGRTDLVAVGPDGAAPAAGPWAVAARDAFAAQWDSLEELPEGDGDAYVPVGELVPAEWAELLPHPTFNPVQAAAVPVVLEETGHLVVVAPTGAGKTPIGMVAALEAHARGRKAAWLVPQRSLTDELDRELQLWRRHGLRVVRLTGEAAVDTELIRSADVWVATTEKFEAICRAGSLRDALTEVGCLVVDEIHLLGDPTRGAVLEALLARVRDDSAATRIVGLSATVANADEVARWLGARLVRTTWRPTRLTWQLPLLPPVDETDWAARAAVRTEAAVRIARQVTGDGGSVLAFCGSKRRVRTTALALAADRGVPTAGVDADDAEAVERLCTKAGVRLHYRDWPYKREAEQAFRDREAEILVATSTVAAGVNLPARAVIVCDTTLGMDRVEVSMVQQMFGRAGRIGAGEREGWAFLLTDPAERAHWQARLAAGYTVRSRLDDRLADHLLAEAVQERLSTLEEAERWWAGTFAAYQGHDSVEPLHEAAQFLATVGCLRPTDDEDRLEPSPLGRLTSRFMVDATLADDLTTALRQAPAPEDPLAAEQLLASLLSTRLPVLEQAPFTDRARAALRRVLREFEPTDADPEDPWGLGPAREPAQGDDEQRPQAGDLARAVLLLAATRPQLFRGRPTYVLGIPVDSMTGILEEAQRYLAWLGAQGPLGTVHPWVAVVAADLALRIRWRALGPHRGAGRLLWMCERMATAPLAPGLVPRMWSAARARGVEAPDWNGTTPPGDCALPPDRYRALLAERATGARLTLQDDAVRVWAPPGAVIRLWNGATTTLHPADAEETTLLLPPAAPADPSAGRRGAAVFTRGDRLATGWLEAYAAVRD from the coding sequence ATGAGCAGTGACGAGGCCGATGCGCAGGGATCCGTCACCGACCTGGCGCGGCAGCGGTGGGGAGTGACGCCGGGCGGAGAGCATCCGGCGCGGTTCGCGGAGCCCGGATGGAGCTACGAGGAGACCGTCGACCGCCGCTGCCCGGCGTGCGGCGGTGAACTGCACGCCCTGCGCAGACCGTACGAGTCCCAGGGCCGCACCTACCAGTACACGGCCCTCGTCTGCCCCGCCTGTCCCACCGCCTTCACCCTCGCCGATCTCGGCGTGAAGCGGTACGACGAGCTGACCGACGCCGTGCCCCGCCAGGCCGGGCGCGCGACCCGGACCCCTCCGAAGCACGCGGACGCGCCGGCGCCCAAGGTGACCGCGATCGTCAGGATCCCGGCGCAGCCGCGTCCGGGGGCACGAGCCGGCCGGGGCCCGGCGTGGCCGGACGACCTCGCCGTGCCCGACGGGACCGAACCGCGCGCCCTGTTGTGGTGCAAGGCCGCCGATCCCGCGTGGCGCCCGGCCGGCGCGGCGCTCGCGGCGGCCGAGGACGTGCGGGTGATCCTCCCCGAGGGCCCGGAGTACGAGGAGCTGAAGGCGTGGCTGACGGAGCGGGAGGTCCCGTACCGCGTCAGCCGCTACTGGGAGGAGGCCGGGCAGGTCGGCACGGTCTCCGACACCGGTGGCCGTACGGATCTGGTCGCGGTCGGTCCGGACGGCGCGGCGCCCGCCGCCGGGCCCTGGGCGGTGGCGGCCCGGGACGCGTTCGCCGCCCAGTGGGACTCCCTGGAGGAGCTGCCGGAGGGGGACGGCGACGCGTACGTGCCCGTCGGCGAACTGGTCCCGGCCGAATGGGCGGAGCTCCTACCGCACCCGACGTTCAACCCGGTGCAGGCCGCCGCCGTCCCGGTGGTCCTCGAAGAGACCGGGCACCTCGTCGTGGTGGCCCCCACGGGTGCGGGAAAGACCCCGATCGGGATGGTCGCCGCCCTTGAGGCGCACGCCCGCGGGCGCAAGGCGGCCTGGCTGGTGCCGCAGCGCTCGCTCACCGACGAACTCGACCGGGAGCTCCAGCTGTGGCGCCGCCACGGGCTGCGCGTGGTGCGCCTGACCGGTGAGGCCGCGGTGGACACGGAGCTGATCCGGTCGGCCGACGTATGGGTGGCCACCACCGAGAAGTTCGAGGCCATCTGCCGCGCGGGCTCGCTGCGGGACGCGCTCACGGAGGTCGGCTGCCTCGTCGTCGACGAGATCCATCTGCTCGGCGACCCGACGCGTGGAGCCGTATTGGAGGCCCTGCTCGCCCGGGTACGGGACGACAGCGCGGCCACCAGGATCGTCGGTCTCTCCGCGACGGTCGCCAACGCGGACGAGGTCGCCCGATGGCTGGGCGCCCGCCTGGTCCGCACCACCTGGCGGCCCACCCGACTCACCTGGCAGCTCCCCCTGCTGCCCCCGGTCGACGAGACGGACTGGGCGGCGCGGGCCGCCGTCCGCACCGAGGCCGCCGTGCGCATCGCCCGCCAGGTCACCGGGGACGGCGGCAGCGTCCTCGCCTTCTGCGGCAGCAAGCGCCGCGTCAGGACCACGGCGCTCGCGCTGGCCGCCGACCGGGGCGTGCCCACCGCCGGCGTGGACGCCGACGACGCCGAGGCCGTGGAGCGGCTGTGCACCAAGGCGGGGGTACGGCTCCACTACCGGGACTGGCCGTACAAACGGGAGGCCGAGCAGGCCTTCCGCGACCGCGAGGCGGAGATCCTGGTCGCCACCTCCACGGTGGCGGCCGGCGTCAACCTCCCCGCCCGGGCGGTGATCGTCTGCGACACCACCCTCGGCATGGACCGCGTCGAGGTGTCGATGGTCCAGCAGATGTTCGGACGCGCCGGGCGCATCGGCGCCGGAGAGCGCGAGGGCTGGGCCTTCCTGCTCACCGACCCGGCGGAACGGGCGCACTGGCAGGCCCGGTTGGCCGCCGGATACACCGTGCGGTCGCGCCTCGACGACCGCCTCGCCGACCATCTCCTCGCCGAGGCCGTGCAGGAGCGGCTCTCGACCCTGGAGGAGGCGGAGCGCTGGTGGGCCGGCACGTTCGCCGCCTACCAGGGACACGACAGCGTCGAACCCCTGCACGAGGCGGCGCAGTTCCTCGCCACGGTGGGCTGCCTGCGTCCCACCGACGACGAGGACCGCCTGGAACCCAGCCCGCTGGGCCGGCTGACCAGCCGCTTCATGGTCGACGCCACGCTCGCCGACGACCTGACGACGGCGCTGCGGCAGGCTCCGGCACCCGAAGACCCGCTCGCCGCCGAGCAGTTGCTCGCCTCCCTGCTCAGCACCCGGCTCCCCGTACTCGAACAGGCACCGTTCACCGACCGGGCGCGCGCGGCGCTGCGCAGGGTCCTGCGCGAGTTCGAGCCCACGGACGCGGACCCGGAAGACCCCTGGGGGCTGGGCCCGGCGCGGGAACCGGCCCAGGGCGACGACGAGCAGCGGCCCCAGGCCGGAGACCTGGCCCGCGCGGTCCTGCTCCTCGCGGCGACCCGGCCGCAGCTCTTCCGCGGCCGCCCCACCTACGTCCTCGGCATCCCCGTGGACTCCATGACCGGCATCCTGGAGGAGGCCCAGCGCTATCTGGCCTGGCTCGGCGCGCAGGGCCCCCTCGGCACCGTCCACCCCTGGGTGGCCGTCGTCGCCGCCGACCTCGCGCTGCGCATCCGCTGGCGCGCCCTCGGGCCCCACCGGGGAGCCGGACGCCTGCTGTGGATGTGCGAGCGCATGGCCACCGCCCCACTCGCGCCCGGCCTCGTCCCGCGCATGTGGAGCGCGGCCCGGGCCCGCGGTGTGGAGGCGCCCGACTGGAACGGCACGACGCCCCCGGGCGACTGCGCCCTGCCCCCGGACCGCTACCGCGCCCTCCTCGCGGAACGCGCCACCGGCGCGCGCCTCACCCTCCAGGACGACGCGGTCCGCGTGTGGGCCCCGCCGGGAGCCGTGATCCGGCTCTGGAACGGTGCGACCACCACCCTGCACCCCGCCGACGCCGAGGAGACCACGCTGCTCCTGCCCCCCGCCGCCCCGGCCGACCCCTCGGCGGGGCGCCGCGGCGCGGCCGTCTTCACCCGCGGCGACCGACTGGCGACCGGCTGGCTCGAAGCGTACGCGGCGGTGCGTGACTGA
- a CDS encoding methionine ABC transporter permease, protein MNTDWNILWPVFTESIGQTLWMVAVTMLAGGFLGLLLGILLYTTRRGGLLENRLVHTALNLLVNFVRPIPFIVFITAIGPLTLRVVGTTIGTAAATFPLIVASTFGISRIVEQNLVTIDNGVIEAARSMGAGPVRIITTLLIPEALGPLILGYTFVFISVVDATAIAGAVGGGGLGNFAIAYGYQRFNWTVTWIAVLVIVLLVQAAQFLGNWLARRTLRQ, encoded by the coding sequence ATGAACACGGACTGGAACATCCTCTGGCCGGTGTTCACGGAGTCCATCGGACAGACCCTGTGGATGGTGGCCGTCACGATGCTCGCCGGAGGCTTCCTCGGTCTGCTGCTGGGCATTCTGCTCTACACGACCCGCCGCGGCGGGCTGCTGGAGAACAGACTCGTCCACACGGCCCTGAACCTTCTGGTCAACTTCGTCAGGCCCATCCCGTTCATCGTCTTCATCACCGCCATAGGCCCGCTGACCCTGCGGGTCGTGGGTACCACCATTGGCACCGCCGCCGCGACGTTCCCCCTGATCGTCGCCTCCACCTTCGGCATCTCCCGCATCGTCGAGCAGAACCTGGTCACGATCGACAACGGTGTGATCGAGGCGGCCCGGTCCATGGGCGCCGGTCCCGTACGCATCATCACCACCCTCCTCATCCCCGAGGCGCTGGGCCCGCTCATCCTCGGCTACACCTTCGTCTTCATCTCCGTGGTCGACGCGACGGCCATCGCCGGCGCGGTCGGCGGCGGCGGACTCGGCAACTTCGCCATCGCCTACGGCTACCAGCGTTTCAACTGGACGGTCACCTGGATCGCCGTGCTCGTCATCGTGCTCCTCGTCCAGGCGGCGCAGTTCCTGGGCAACTGGCTGGCGCGCAGGACACTGCGGCAGTGA
- a CDS encoding methionine ABC transporter ATP-binding protein — translation MAPLIEFRDVSKTFTSGSTTVSALDSIDLEINAGEIFAIIGYSGAGKSTLVRMINALEGVTSGTVTVDGVVISEQSEKEIRRIRSRIGMIFQQFNLFRSRTVFGNVAYPLKLAGWSKERQRARVAELLAFVGLTDKAWAYPDQLSGGQKQRVGIARALADNPTILLADESTSALDPETTQDVLRLLQRVNSELGVTVVVVTHEMDVVRSIADRVAVLDSGRLIEVGSVFDVFSAPRTDTTRRFVGTVLRNRPGAGDVARLRARHEGVLVSVTIDGDAPMGQVLTDAVRRHDLRFELVHGGIDALQGRSFGTVTLALSGDPEDIEKAVARLRAVAEVEVLA, via the coding sequence ATGGCACCCCTCATAGAATTCCGCGACGTCAGCAAGACCTTCACCTCCGGCTCGACCACTGTCTCCGCTCTCGACTCGATCGACCTGGAGATCAACGCGGGAGAGATCTTCGCGATCATCGGGTACTCCGGTGCGGGGAAGAGCACCCTGGTGCGGATGATCAACGCGCTCGAGGGCGTCACCTCGGGCACGGTCACCGTCGACGGTGTCGTGATCAGCGAGCAGAGCGAGAAGGAGATCCGGAGGATCCGCTCGCGGATCGGCATGATCTTCCAGCAGTTCAACCTGTTCCGTTCCCGGACGGTGTTCGGCAACGTGGCCTACCCCCTGAAGCTCGCGGGCTGGTCCAAGGAGAGACAACGGGCACGGGTGGCCGAACTGCTGGCGTTCGTCGGCCTGACCGACAAGGCCTGGGCGTATCCCGACCAGCTCAGCGGGGGACAGAAGCAGCGGGTCGGCATCGCGCGGGCGCTGGCCGACAACCCCACGATCCTGCTGGCGGACGAGTCGACCAGCGCGCTGGACCCCGAGACCACCCAGGACGTCCTGCGCCTGCTCCAGCGCGTCAACTCCGAACTGGGCGTGACCGTTGTCGTCGTCACCCACGAGATGGACGTGGTACGGAGCATCGCCGACCGGGTCGCCGTGCTGGACTCGGGGAGGCTCATCGAGGTCGGCAGCGTCTTCGACGTCTTCTCCGCGCCCCGGACCGACACCACCCGCCGTTTCGTGGGGACGGTACTGAGGAACCGCCCCGGCGCCGGTGATGTCGCACGGCTCCGGGCGCGGCACGAAGGTGTCCTGGTGTCCGTGACGATCGACGGCGACGCCCCGATGGGCCAGGTCCTGACGGATGCCGTGCGCCGGCACGATCTCCGGTTCGAGCTCGTGCACGGGGGGATCGACGCCCTTCAGGGCCGCTCCTTCGGAACCGTCACCCTCGCGCTCTCCGGAGATCCGGAGGACATCGAAAAGGCAGTCGCCCGCCTTCGCGCGGTGGCCGAGGTGGAGGTACTCGCATGA
- a CDS encoding MetQ/NlpA family ABC transporter substrate-binding protein, which translates to MTNAPTEPGSAPAPELPDKPTGRRTGLITGIALGAVAVVAAAAVLISHVAGGTPDAGASGRVTVKIGTTDASSDTWPVLKELAAKEGIDIQPVNFTDYTQPNPALSQKQTDLNLFQHLFYLANYNVANHDTLTPIGSTVVVPLSLYSKKHTSLGEIPEGGRIAIPNDAVNQARALLVLQQAGLLKLKGGGTALSTPAEVDTAASKVEVTPVDASQTVASLPSVDGAVINNNFALDAKLDPSKALYGDDPSKPAAEPYINVFVSRAADRNNPTYLKIAKLYHDASVIKAERAESKGTAVIVDRPKADLERITASLEKAVRAAQ; encoded by the coding sequence ATGACGAACGCACCGACCGAGCCCGGTTCCGCCCCCGCCCCCGAACTCCCCGACAAGCCGACGGGCAGGAGAACCGGGCTCATCACCGGAATCGCCCTCGGCGCCGTGGCCGTGGTCGCGGCGGCGGCCGTGCTGATCTCCCACGTCGCGGGCGGTACACCGGACGCGGGTGCGTCCGGGCGGGTCACCGTGAAGATCGGTACGACCGACGCGAGTTCGGACACGTGGCCCGTCCTGAAGGAGCTCGCCGCCAAGGAGGGCATCGACATCCAGCCGGTCAACTTCACCGACTACACACAGCCCAACCCGGCACTGTCGCAGAAGCAGACCGATCTGAACCTGTTCCAGCACCTGTTCTACCTGGCGAACTACAACGTGGCGAACCACGACACCCTGACTCCCATCGGGTCGACGGTGGTCGTGCCGCTGAGCCTCTACTCCAAGAAGCACACGTCGCTCGGGGAGATCCCGGAGGGCGGGCGGATCGCGATCCCCAACGACGCGGTCAACCAGGCCCGGGCGCTGCTGGTGCTTCAGCAGGCCGGCCTGCTGAAGCTGAAGGGCGGCGGGACGGCGCTGTCGACGCCGGCCGAGGTGGACACCGCGGCGTCGAAGGTCGAGGTGACCCCCGTCGACGCCTCCCAGACCGTGGCCTCTCTGCCCTCCGTCGACGGCGCAGTGATCAACAACAACTTCGCCCTCGACGCCAAGCTGGACCCGTCGAAGGCCCTCTACGGCGACGACCCGTCGAAGCCCGCGGCCGAGCCGTACATCAACGTCTTCGTCTCCCGCGCGGCCGACAGGAACAACCCCACCTACCTGAAGATCGCCAAGCTCTACCACGACGCGTCGGTGATCAAGGCGGAGCGTGCCGAGTCCAAGGGAACCGCGGTGATCGTGGACCGTCCGAAGGCCGACCTGGAGCGCATCACCGCCTCCCTGGAGAAGGCGGTACGCGCGGCGCAGTGA
- a CDS encoding dipeptide ABC transporter ATP-binding protein, whose product MSDQPALRVQDLAVTFTTPRGPVPAVRNISFDLDPGEVLGLVGESGSGKSTVGLAALGLHDPARTRVEGSIRLAGHPAELVGAPESVLTRIRGDQVAMVFQDALDALSPYHTIGAQIAEAYRVHHPKAGRKEARERAAAVLERVGIPAARASDHPHHLSGGMRQRVVIAMALINDPAVLIADEPTTALDARVQRQVLDLIRRLQAETGTAMVLITHDVGVVAETCHRMLVLRGGETVEEGTTEHLLTAPAHPYTRALIGAAPTLHTTPGTRLATVDDPEPKPRSNPEPKPRSNPEPEPRSNPEPKPRSNPEPKPPTNPDRDSKSDPEPPVKAGLRTATGSGVLAELHELRVDYPGRRRGHTHPAVKGVSLHVAHGETLGLVGESGSGKSTIARVLAGLRRPTGGEVRFEGRDISKAATDARLRRELSRDVQLVFQDPYASLNPRRTVEQILATPLRIHTDLDRARRKERAAELLEQVGLSASHLSRHPHEFSGGQRQRIGIARALAVRPRLIVADEPVSALDVSIQAQVLNLLMDLREELGLSLLFISHDLAVVRHFCDRIAVLKKGELVEVGPRDAVFEAPTAPYTKELLAAFPQNRLLTGGRAAQRVPSHP is encoded by the coding sequence ATGAGCGACCAGCCCGCCCTGCGCGTCCAGGACCTGGCCGTCACCTTCACCACCCCGCGCGGCCCCGTGCCGGCCGTCCGGAACATCTCCTTCGACCTGGACCCGGGCGAAGTCCTCGGCCTGGTCGGGGAGTCGGGCTCCGGAAAGTCCACCGTCGGCCTCGCCGCCCTCGGCCTGCACGACCCGGCCCGCACCCGCGTCGAAGGGAGCATCCGCCTCGCCGGCCACCCGGCCGAACTGGTCGGCGCACCCGAGTCCGTCCTCACCCGGATCCGGGGCGACCAGGTCGCGATGGTCTTCCAGGACGCCTTGGACGCGTTGTCGCCGTACCACACGATCGGCGCGCAGATCGCCGAGGCCTACCGCGTCCACCACCCGAAGGCCGGCCGCAAGGAAGCCCGGGAACGGGCGGCGGCCGTACTGGAACGGGTCGGCATCCCCGCCGCCAGGGCATCGGACCACCCCCACCACCTGTCGGGCGGCATGCGTCAACGGGTCGTCATCGCCATGGCGCTGATCAACGACCCGGCCGTCCTGATCGCCGACGAACCGACCACGGCACTGGACGCCAGGGTCCAGCGCCAGGTCCTCGACCTGATCCGCCGACTCCAGGCGGAGACCGGAACGGCCATGGTCCTCATCACCCACGACGTGGGCGTGGTCGCGGAGACCTGCCACCGCATGCTCGTCCTGCGCGGCGGGGAGACCGTGGAGGAGGGCACCACGGAACACCTCCTGACCGCACCCGCCCACCCCTACACGCGGGCCCTGATCGGCGCGGCCCCCACCCTGCACACCACTCCCGGCACACGCCTTGCCACGGTCGACGACCCGGAACCGAAACCACGGTCGAACCCGGAACCGAAACCACGGTCGAACCCGGAACCGGAACCACGGTCGAACCCGGAACCGAAACCACGGTCGAACCCGGAACCGAAACCGCCGACGAACCCGGACCGCGACTCGAAGTCGGATCCGGAGCCGCCGGTGAAGGCCGGACTCCGTACCGCTACCGGCTCCGGAGTCCTGGCCGAACTGCACGAGCTGCGCGTGGACTACCCGGGCCGCCGCCGAGGCCACACCCATCCCGCGGTGAAGGGCGTGAGCCTGCACGTGGCGCACGGCGAGACCCTCGGTCTCGTCGGCGAGTCCGGCTCCGGCAAGTCCACGATCGCCAGAGTCCTGGCCGGACTGCGCCGCCCCACCGGCGGAGAGGTCCGCTTCGAGGGAAGGGACATCTCGAAGGCCGCGACCGACGCGCGACTGCGCCGCGAGCTGAGCCGGGACGTCCAGCTGGTCTTCCAGGATCCGTACGCGTCGCTGAACCCGCGCCGCACGGTGGAACAGATCCTCGCGACGCCGCTGCGCATCCACACCGACCTGGACCGAGCCCGGCGGAAGGAACGGGCGGCGGAACTGCTGGAACAGGTGGGCCTGTCGGCGTCCCACCTCTCCCGCCACCCGCACGAGTTCTCCGGCGGCCAGCGCCAGCGCATCGGAATCGCCCGCGCTCTGGCCGTCCGGCCGCGCCTGATCGTCGCCGACGAACCGGTCTCCGCGCTGGACGTCTCCATCCAGGCGCAGGTCCTGAACCTGCTCATGGACCTGCGCGAGGAACTCGGCCTCTCGCTGCTCTTCATCTCCCACGACCTCGCGGTGGTACGGCACTTCTGCGACCGGATCGCGGTCCTGAAGAAGGGCGAACTGGTGGAGGTGGGTCCGAGAGACGCCGTCTTCGAGGCGCCGACCGCCCCCTACACCAAGGAACTGCTGGCCGCGTTCCCGCAGAACCGCCTGCTCACCGGCGGCAGGGCCGCACAGCGCGTCCCGTCCCACCCGTGA